ACCACCGGCAGCCCCAGGACCGCCCCCACGACGAACCGGCGCAACGCCTCGTGCCAGGCGTCGTCCTGCCGGGCCTCCTCGGCTTCCCGGTCCGCCCGGGTCTCGGACGCCGCGGGCCCGCGGGCGTGGGCGGCGTACCCGGCCTTCTCCACGGCGGCGGTGGCCGCACCCTCGTCGAAGGCGTCCGCCTCCACCGTGAGGGACGCGGCCTCGTCCACCAGGTTCACCGAGCATTCCACCACACCGGGCACGCCCGCCAGCGCGCGCTCCACCCGGCCCACGCAGGCCGCGCAGTGCATGCCTTCGATGGCGAGCTCCCGGCGCTCCCGGGGCCGTTCAGGGGTCGTGGTGGTGCTCATGGTGTGTCCTCCTGTGCGCTGCATCCTGGTACCCCCCGGGGTCCTTCGGCCCGCCTCTCGACGGGCACGCGGACGGACCGTATCCTCGCGGGAGACCCTCCCGACAGGACGCCCCGATGCATCACCGTCGCAGCAACCTCGATCTCCCGGGCCTGGTCCGGACCATCCCCGACTACCCGGTCCCGGGCGTGCGCTTCCGGGACATCACGCCGCTCCTGGCGGATCCCCGTGGGCTGCGCGCCGCCGTGGACGAGCTGGTGTGGCCCTTCCTGGACGCCGACCTGACCTACGTGGCCGGCGTCGAGGCGCGCGGCTTCATCCTGGGCGGAGCGGTGGCGCACGTGCTGGGCAAGGGATTCGTCCCGATCCGCAAGAAGGGCAAGCTGCCCTCCAAGGTGATCGGGCAGGAGTACCAGCTCGAGTACGGCGTGGATACGATCGAGATCCACGCGGATGCGATCGGCGAGGGGGACCGTGTCCTGCTGGTGGACGACCTGGTGGCCACCGGGGGGACGGCGCTCGCGGCCGCGGAGCTCATCCGCCGCTCGGGCGGCGAGCTGGTGGCGGCGGCGTTCGTGATGGACCTGCCCCTCCTGGGCGGTGCGGAGCGCCTGGCGAAGGCCGGGGTGGAGGTGCACACGTTGATGGTGTTCTGAGAGCGCGGTCGTCTGCGCGAGCGCGCGGCCGCGTCTCCGGCCCCGTCGAGGCGAGCCTGCCCTCAATCCTCGTGCAGGATCCGCTCGGGCGGGTCGTCCAGGTCGTCGAACTGCCCGTTCTTCACGGCCACGATGAAGAGCACCACGAACACCGCCCCCAGGAAGAGCGCCACCGGCAGGAGGAACACCAGGGCGTTCATGACACGGCCTCGCGCACACGGGCCTCGACCCGGGACGCGCCGTGGATCACCAGCAGGCTGGAGAGCGGCATGAGCACGGCCGCCACGAGCGGGTTGACCAGGCCCACCGCGGCGGCGCTCACCGCGAGCACGTTGTAGGTGATCGATCGGATCTGGTTCAGGCGGATCTGACGCTTCGCGGCCGCCGCCGCCGCCAGCCCGGCCACCAGGGAGCGCAGGGAGCCGTTGGTCACGACGCCGTCGGCCACCAGCACGCTGCTGGCCGCTCCGCCCCCCATGGCCACGCCCACGTCGGCGGCCGCGAGCGCCGGCCCGTCGTTCAGCCCGTCCCCCACGAACAACACGCGGTGTCCCTCTCCGCGGCGGGCCTCGATCCAGGCCACCTTGGCGTCCGGCGCCACCGGCGCCACCACCTCGCCGACGCCCACGCCAGCCGCGATACGCTCCGCCACCTCGGCGCGATCGCCGGACAGCAGCGCGAGGCGGATCCCGCGGGCCGTCAGGCTCCCGGCCGCATCCTTCGAGTCCGCGCGCACCGTATCCGCCATCTGGATGCGCGCGCGCATCGCACCCTCGGCGTTCAGGACCACCTCACCGGGGGCGCCGGCGCGGATCTCCCACGACCGTCCATCCAGGCGACCGCGCACGCCGACGCCGGGCTCCTCCACCACGTCCTCGGCGCGCGCCAGGGGAATGCCGCGGCGCACCGCTTCGTCCACCAGGGCGCGCGCGACGGGATGCACGCTGCCGCGCTCCAGCGCGGCGGCCACGCGCAGCGCTTCGTCGGACGCGTCCACCACCACCAGATCGCCGGCCGTCACCGTCCCCGTCTTGTCCAGCGCGATCAGGTCCACGCCGCCCAGGTCCAGCAGCGCCTCGGGCGAGCGGATCAGCAGGCCGCGGCGCGCGGCCGCACCGAGCCCGGCCGCTGCCGCCAGCGGCCGCGAGAGCGCCAGCGCGCACGGACAGGCGACCACCAGCACGGCCACACAGGCCTCGAGCGCCGGCAGGGCGCCCGCCCACATCCACCACCCGATGAGCGTGCCCGCTGCGACGACCAGCGTCGCCCCCGTGAACCAGGGCGCGATGCGATCGACCGTGGTGCGCGCACCGCGCTGGTCGAGCGCGCCCTTCAGCGCCTCCGCCATGCGGTGCACGACGGTGGAACCGCCGACCGCGTCGACCTCCACCACCACCGAGCCGCTCTCGAGCACGGCGCCGGCCACGACGCGTGCGCCGGCCGCGATGGCCACCGGCGCCGACTCGCCCGTAAGCAGCGCCATGCGCACGCTACCGCGGCCTTCGCGGACCACGCCGTCGGCGGCCACCTCCTCGCCGGTGCCGACCTCGATGCGATCGCCGGGCACGAGCTCCGCGGCGGCGACGCGCTCCAGCCCGGCCGGACCCAGCTTGCGCGCGGTCGCCGGCACGGTGCCCGCCAGCGCCACCGCGGCCTCGGCCGCGCGCCGGCGCGAATGCGACTCCAGGACGCGCCCCATCAGCAGCAGCGCCACCAGCATGGTCAGCGAGTCCAGGTAGGCGTCCACGCCGTGCAGCGTGGCCCATACGCCGTGTCCGTAGAGGACGCCCACGGCCAGGGCGATGGGCACGTCCATGGAGAGCGTGCCGTGGCGGAGACCGGTCCAGGCCCCGGAGAAGAACGGCTCGGCGCACCAGAGTGCCACGGGCGTGGCCAGGAGGAGCGCCGTCCACTGGAACAGCGCGACGAAGCGGGGCTCCATCGTGCCGAGCCACCCGGCGTAGAGCGCCGCCGACACCAGCATGACGTTGAGCGCGGCGAAGACGGCGACCCCCAGGCGGAGCAGCAGACCGCGATCGGCGCGGCGCTCCTCCCCGGGCACGCGGGGCCGGTAGCCCAGTTGGCCGATGCGGCGGGCCAGCGTGCCCAGGTCCACCGCCTCCGGTCGCCAGCGCAGGGTGGCCCGGCCCGTCGCGTAGGATACGGTGGCGCTGACCACGCCGGGCGTGGCCTCGAGCACGCGCTCGGTGACCCACACACACGACGCGCAGCGCAGCCCGTCCACGGCGAGACGCACCTCGCAGGTGCCGTCGGTGGCGCTCGCGACCGGGACACGGTCCCACGCGCCGTCGAGGGCGCCAGGACGCGGTGCGTAGGCCTCCCGCTCCTGGTAGTAGCGCTCCAGGCCCGCGCCCT
Above is a genomic segment from Gemmatimonadota bacterium containing:
- a CDS encoding adenine phosphoribosyltransferase produces the protein MHHRRSNLDLPGLVRTIPDYPVPGVRFRDITPLLADPRGLRAAVDELVWPFLDADLTYVAGVEARGFILGGAVAHVLGKGFVPIRKKGKLPSKVIGQEYQLEYGVDTIEIHADAIGEGDRVLLVDDLVATGGTALAAAELIRRSGGELVAAAFVMDLPLLGGAERLAKAGVEVHTLMVF
- the ccoS gene encoding cbb3-type cytochrome oxidase assembly protein CcoS → MNALVFLLPVALFLGAVFVVLFIVAVKNGQFDDLDDPPERILHED
- a CDS encoding heavy metal translocating P-type ATPase metal-binding domain-containing protein, which gives rise to MRPTEARVRFAGASTSALAAPVEAAPVEAAPIEAAPSPVARCPHCGTPVEGSEDAFCCHGCEIAAAIIQGAGLERYYQEREAYAPRPGALDGAWDRVPVASATDGTCEVRLAVDGLRCASCVWVTERVLEATPGVVSATVSYATGRATLRWRPEAVDLGTLARRIGQLGYRPRVPGEERRADRGLLLRLGVAVFAALNVMLVSAALYAGWLGTMEPRFVALFQWTALLLATPVALWCAEPFFSGAWTGLRHGTLSMDVPIALAVGVLYGHGVWATLHGVDAYLDSLTMLVALLLMGRVLESHSRRRAAEAAVALAGTVPATARKLGPAGLERVAAAELVPGDRIEVGTGEEVAADGVVREGRGSVRMALLTGESAPVAIAAGARVVAGAVLESGSVVVEVDAVGGSTVVHRMAEALKGALDQRGARTTVDRIAPWFTGATLVVAAGTLIGWWMWAGALPALEACVAVLVVACPCALALSRPLAAAAGLGAAARRGLLIRSPEALLDLGGVDLIALDKTGTVTAGDLVVVDASDEALRVAAALERGSVHPVARALVDEAVRRGIPLARAEDVVEEPGVGVRGRLDGRSWEIRAGAPGEVVLNAEGAMRARIQMADTVRADSKDAAGSLTARGIRLALLSGDRAEVAERIAAGVGVGEVVAPVAPDAKVAWIEARRGEGHRVLFVGDGLNDGPALAAADVGVAMGGGAASSVLVADGVVTNGSLRSLVAGLAAAAAAKRQIRLNQIRSITYNVLAVSAAAVGLVNPLVAAVLMPLSSLLVIHGASRVEARVREAVS